The following proteins come from a genomic window of Triticum aestivum cultivar Chinese Spring chromosome 6A, IWGSC CS RefSeq v2.1, whole genome shotgun sequence:
- the LOC123130351 gene encoding auxin response factor 5 isoform X1 translates to MIWAGFLRPGSSEILGALPLCQRMPLIKVHKRGAIGRSIDIGRFSEYGELYQALAHMFGIEGQLEERQTKGWTCLYQDDEGDFLLLGDGPWEEFVISIKSIQIMSPQEVDQKFLQKLGGGLASRL, encoded by the exons ATGATCTGGGCAGGGTTCCTACGCCCCGGATCCTCAG AAATTCTCGGCGCCTTGCCCCTTTGCCAGAGGATGCCACTCATTAAG GTCCACAAACGTGGGGCTATAGGCCGCTCCATTGACATCGGTAGGTTCTCTGAATACGGAGAATTATATCAAGCTTTGGCCCACATGTTTGGCATCGAAGGGCAACTCGAAGAACGACAGACTAAAGGTTGGACGTGTCTCTACCAGGATGATGAGGGTGACTTCCTACTTCTCGGTGATGGCCCATGGGA GGAGTTTGTGATCAGCATCAAGTCCATTCAGATCATGTCACCTCAAGAGGTTGACCAGAAGTTTCTGCAGAAGCTGGGTGGTGGTTTAGCATCAAGGCTGTAG
- the LOC123130351 gene encoding auxin response factor 5 isoform X3, with translation MPLIKVHKRGAIGRSIDIGRFSEYGELYQALAHMFGIEGQLEERQTKGWTCLYQDDEGDFLLLGDGPWEEFVISIKSIQIMSPQEVDQKFLQKLGGGLASRL, from the exons ATGCCACTCATTAAG GTCCACAAACGTGGGGCTATAGGCCGCTCCATTGACATCGGTAGGTTCTCTGAATACGGAGAATTATATCAAGCTTTGGCCCACATGTTTGGCATCGAAGGGCAACTCGAAGAACGACAGACTAAAGGTTGGACGTGTCTCTACCAGGATGATGAGGGTGACTTCCTACTTCTCGGTGATGGCCCATGGGA GGAGTTTGTGATCAGCATCAAGTCCATTCAGATCATGTCACCTCAAGAGGTTGACCAGAAGTTTCTGCAGAAGCTGGGTGGTGGTTTAGCATCAAGGCTGTAG
- the LOC123130351 gene encoding auxin response factor 5 isoform X2, whose protein sequence is MGFVGEILGALPLCQRMPLIKVHKRGAIGRSIDIGRFSEYGELYQALAHMFGIEGQLEERQTKGWTCLYQDDEGDFLLLGDGPWEEFVISIKSIQIMSPQEVDQKFLQKLGGGLASRL, encoded by the exons ATGGGGTTCGTTGGGG AAATTCTCGGCGCCTTGCCCCTTTGCCAGAGGATGCCACTCATTAAG GTCCACAAACGTGGGGCTATAGGCCGCTCCATTGACATCGGTAGGTTCTCTGAATACGGAGAATTATATCAAGCTTTGGCCCACATGTTTGGCATCGAAGGGCAACTCGAAGAACGACAGACTAAAGGTTGGACGTGTCTCTACCAGGATGATGAGGGTGACTTCCTACTTCTCGGTGATGGCCCATGGGA GGAGTTTGTGATCAGCATCAAGTCCATTCAGATCATGTCACCTCAAGAGGTTGACCAGAAGTTTCTGCAGAAGCTGGGTGGTGGTTTAGCATCAAGGCTGTAG